A genome region from Methanobacterium bryantii includes the following:
- a CDS encoding putative DNA modification/repair radical SAM protein encodes MNSLQKLKVLGESAKYDLCNYADPNFETYASGKMLGVYNSTAPDGRCIPLFKVLMTNKCSNDCKYCVNRSGRKCERFEYTPQELSNLFLNYFNRRYVEGLFLSSGISGDINTSMEKEVEVARILRDYGYDGYIHLKILPGTSYDLIKSAMHLADRVSINMEAATPDGFEELTSTKNYNIDILRRMKWISKLAKRDPAMAPSGQTTQFIIGATDENDEEILGMTKNLYDKLELKRSYFSAFSPLEDTPLEKHDIPHPKRTSRLYQADFLLNSYGFDLDELVFDENGNIDTQIDPKYSFALNNMDLFPTEINEASYDELIRVPGIGKISAKRIITLRKRGKRFEKLEELQELGVAVKRAEPFIKLNKSYQATLGF; translated from the coding sequence ATGAATTCACTGCAAAAACTCAAAGTTCTTGGAGAATCAGCAAAGTACGATCTGTGTAATTATGCAGACCCCAATTTCGAAACTTATGCATCAGGCAAAATGCTGGGGGTATACAACAGTACTGCACCTGATGGGCGCTGCATACCTTTATTTAAAGTACTAATGACTAATAAATGTTCAAATGACTGTAAATACTGCGTGAACCGCAGCGGCAGGAAATGCGAACGTTTTGAATATACACCCCAGGAACTTTCAAACCTGTTTTTAAATTACTTCAACAGAAGATACGTGGAAGGCTTATTCTTAAGCTCTGGAATTTCTGGAGACATAAACACTTCCATGGAAAAGGAAGTTGAAGTTGCAAGGATACTTAGAGATTACGGGTATGACGGATATATACACCTTAAAATCCTTCCAGGGACATCTTATGATTTAATTAAAAGTGCCATGCACCTGGCAGACAGGGTAAGCATAAATATGGAAGCTGCAACTCCTGATGGATTTGAAGAACTTACAAGCACCAAAAATTACAACATAGATATTTTAAGGCGGATGAAATGGATCAGCAAATTAGCAAAAAGGGACCCTGCTATGGCACCGTCAGGGCAGACCACACAGTTTATCATTGGGGCTACAGACGAAAATGATGAAGAAATTTTAGGCATGACCAAAAATTTGTACGACAAATTAGAACTTAAAAGAAGTTATTTCAGTGCTTTTAGCCCACTTGAAGATACTCCACTTGAAAAACACGATATACCTCATCCAAAAAGGACTTCAAGGCTTTACCAGGCTGATTTTTTATTAAACTCATATGGGTTCGACTTAGATGAACTGGTATTCGATGAAAATGGAAACATAGATACGCAAATAGACCCCAAATATTCCTTTGCCCTGAATAACATGGACTTATTCCCAACTGAAATCAATGAAGCATCATATGATGAACTTATACGAGTTCCAGGGATAGGTAAAATATCTGCAAAAAGAATTATAACTTTAAGAAAACGGGGCAAACGTTTTGAAAAACTAGAAGAGCTTCAAGAGCTGGGCGTGGCTGTAAAACGTGCTGAACCTTTTATAAAACTAAATAAATCTTATCAGGCGACATTAGGATTTTAA